The Capra hircus breed San Clemente chromosome 25, ASM170441v1, whole genome shotgun sequence nucleotide sequence GGCCAGCACCTCCTTGGCAGCCCCGCCTCCTGCTCATCCTCTCTCCCTGCCCACAGTCACCCGGGAGAAGAGACTGGACCAGGAGAAGGGACAGACGCAGAGAAATGTCCTCCTGTGCAAGGTGGTGGGGGCCCATGGTGTGGGCAAGTCATCCTTCCTCCGGGCCTTCCTTGGCCACAGCCTAGGGGTGAGCGTCCGCAAGGCTGTGAGGGGACCTGGGGGCTGGGCTTTTGGGGAGCGGACGAGTCGTAAGCTGCAGGGGCCTCCCTCCTCAGCACCAGGATGCCGGGGAGCCCTCCGTCTATGCCATCGACACAGTGCAGGTCAACGGGCAGGAGAAATACCTAATCGTGAGTGCCGGGGGTCCCCAGGGTGGGCCTGGCGTGTGCACACAGGGGCACTGCCCAGCGTGGCCCAGGGACCCAGCCCTGTGCCCCTCTGTGGCCATCCCGTTTAGCTGTGCGAGGTGGCTGCGGACAGCCTGCTGACCGCCTCGGCGGACGCCTCCTGTGACGTGGCTTGCTTGATGTTTGACGGCAGTGACCTCAGGTCCTTTGCGCTGTGCGCCAGCGTCTATAAGGCAAGGTCCCGCCTGCCCTGGGGGTCTGCGGAATAGCAGGGCGTGAGCAGGGACTCCCGGTGTGCTCACACAGCCCCCGCCCTGCAGCAGCACTACATGGATGGGCAGACCCCCTGCCTCTTCGTCTGCTCCAAGGCTGACCTGCCTGGAGGCGTCCCGCTGCCCGGCCTGTCGCCTGCCGAGTTCTGCCGCCGGCACCGgctgcctgcccccaccccgtTCTCCTGTGTCGGCGCAGCCGAGCCCCGCGTGGGCATCTTCACCCAGCTGGCCACCATGGCTGCCTTCCCGTGGGTACCAGCGTGCAGCCCCCGCGTGGGAGGTGGACCCTGTCCCAGGAGGGCGGCGTGGCTGTGGTGTCGGGACTGCAGTGGGGCAGGGTGGGCCCTAGGGGCCAGGCCTCACAGGCCGCCCCTGCTCTGGGCAGTCTGTCGAGTGGGCGCAGGCAGGGAGCAGCTGCGGGGGCTCCGTGGTCTCTGGGAGACGGGGGTACAGCAGCAAGGGTCTCCTCTCTCTTGCAGACACCTTGTCCACGGGCAGCTGCAGGCCACCTCCTTCTGGCTCCGGGTGGCTCTGGGGGCCATGGGGGCTGCCGTCGCTGCCATCCTCAGCTTCTCCCTCTACAGGGTCCTGGTGAAGAGCCGATGAGGCCCCGGGCCCCGCAGTCTTATCTCAGGGTGCTGGGGGGCAGGGCTCCCCCCGGTctccgctttcctcctgaggacagccccccactgccctgcccctgccccgcccACAGGTAGGCCTGGCTCCCAGCTGCTACAGGTGCTGGGCGTGGCCTGCCTCTGGGCATCAGGTGTTGGAGGGACCGGGGGTGTTTGAGCAAGTCTGTGCCCCCAGACCCGAAGTCTCagggctccatcccttcttcctGGTCCTTGGTGTATGGCCAGTGGGTGTGAAGGGGGTACGAAGGCAGGAACTTGGGGCTAAAGGCAGGGGTTGGCAGCAAGAAATGGCTGGACCAGCGTGTGCCCCCCAACCCCCGATTTGAAGACCAGACCAGGGCAGACGTGAGATTGGGTTTCCTGATTAAACGTCATTTGTGTCTTTTCCGTACTGAGTCCTGCTTACTGAAAATGACTTCTTGAATTAACTAAAGTGCATCGTTGTGGGTGTGGGCTGGGAACGTTCCTCCTAAGCTCATGTCTCCCCTCTGGGCCTGGGTGACCATCCTGAGGCCTCGGGTCCAGGTCAGGACCAGTTCAGCCCCAGTGCAGCCTCAGAGCCTTGAAGACCGTTGAGTCCGTGCTGGCTGAGGGTGACAGGCTGGGGTGCCTGATGCTGGAGGTCCCCTTGGTGCgacccccctccccactgccagGAGTACCCACTTTCCAGTCTCAGCCTCCGGCTGTCAGCTTGGCTGCAGTGTGCTGAGGTTCTGGGGCGTGTGGTGGCCCTGCTCTGGGGGAGCAGCCTTATTTCTCACCACTCCTCCCGCCCCTCCCAAGCCTCTGCCCTCCCAGCTGGGCAGGGGACAGCCTGCAGACAAGGGGGCAGAGAGCCTTCCTGGGGCTGAGGTGGGGGCCCAGCTCGGGATGCAGGCCCTCACTCCGGCCTGCGTCCTGGGCTCCTGCCCCCTCCGGCCTGCACTTGCTCTGTGCAAGGCAGGACCTGGGCCTGGGCCCTCCAGTCCTGACCAGCTGTTTCTAGGGGGCGGGGAACTGCCCACCCAGCAGGGATGCTCAGGCCTAgcccaggaggggctgggggtcagGCCTGGGCGTTGTCCGACTATCCCGCTGGCCCCCAGTTCCACCCCCGAGGCTCCTGGTGCAGTCCTCACTGGTGCCAGGCCTGGCAGGATGCTCTTTGCTGCTGGGTCCATCCCAAGGCCCAGCTGCACGGTGGGTGAGAGTGGCCCTGCGGTGTGTGTCCTGAGTGCCACCTTCCTTACTGGAGGGGTCCGCCTGCCCTCCCTGGGGGCCAggtcccctccccatcccatcccagctgtggccacaggcgGGGTCGGGAGCCTCCAGCCCGAGGTGTGTTGGTCCCTGCCCACCGAGCAGGGCCAGCTGCAggccctccctgccctctgctAGTTGTCTGTCGGCTGGGCCGTGACGCCAGTCTGTCAGGCCGCTAAGTTGCCTACAGGGAGGTACCTTCTGGGAGCCCCGCCTAGAGAGTCCCACCTGTGGGCAGTTCCCTGGAGCCTTCCCCGAGGAGGTGGCGTTGGCGCTGAGACCCCGCCCGGGAAAACGGGCCGTGCGCAGGAGGGGCTTGGGTGCTGCGCGTGACTCAGTTTCACGGCTGCCGCCCCACGGGACTAGCGGGATGGGAACCGGGAGCCGAGCACCGTTCTTGCCCGGGCACGTCCTCGTGCGGGGCGCGCGCGTGTCCCGACCGCGCGTGGCTGGGCGGGCGGCTGTGGCGTGTGCGGCGGGGGCGGGCGGCTCCGTGACGCGGCGCCGAGCGGAGCGGGCGGAGCCGGAGGGCCGGGGCGGAGCGGAGTCGTCCGCAGAGCAGCCCCTCCCGGCCGCGGCCGCcgaccccggccccggcccccggcccggcTCTATGGACAGGAGCTCGCTGCTGCAGCTTATCCAGGAGCAGGTGCGTGCGGAGGTGGGGGGCGACGGCACCGCCCCCGCCGCGGCCCTTCGCCCTTGGGTGGGCCGGGGGAACGGACTTCTCAGAGACCCTCCGCCCAACCTCTCCTTGCACGACCTTAGCCTCCTGCCCAAGACCCAGGAAAGGGCGAGCCAGAGCAGGGCGCTTGCAGCGTGGCGGGAGGGCGGTGCTTGCCCTCAGACCTTGGCCCTACCCCTCCAGGATGGGCAGGGCTGAAATGAGGTGGGGAGACCCCTGGAGAACTAGCAGAGCTTCAAGCCAGGGACCTAGGCGCTGGTGCCTGCAGCTCCTGGAACCACGTGGGCACAGGGGCCTGGACCTGGGGTGTTCAGAGGCTGCTTCCAGGCTGACCTGCCCAGTCCTGGGGGCTGGGCCCACACTCAAGCCttggccacccccacccccaccccccaaccgcAGCAGCTGGACCCTGAGAACACAGGCTTCATCGGCGCGGACACCTTCACTGGCCTGGTGCACCGCCATGAGCTGCCCCTGGACCCAGCCAAGCTGGACATGCTGGTGGCGCTGGCCCAGAGCAACGAGCGGGGCCAGGTCTGCTACCAGGAGCTGGCGGACCTGGTCAGTGCACTGCGGGTGGGCAGCGGGGGTGGGGCCTGGCCTGGCGGGCACAGCCCATGGCCTGGAGCAGGGTGGGCAGgtggcccctcctccctgccctgcccaccgGGGAGGGCTGTGGACACGAGGCAGAGCCTGGGACCCGGTGAGGAGCTGGGTGGACCGCTCAGGAGGGGCGGCCCTGGGGGGGAGTGTGGTGGTCTATGCCTGGGCCCCGCCCCCTAGATCAGCAGCAAGCGCTCAAGCAGCTTCAAGCGGGCCATCGCCAACGGACAGCGGGCACTGCCTCGGGACGGGCTGCTGGATGAGCCGGGCCTGGGTGTTTACAAGCGGTTCGTGCGCTACGTGGCCTACGAGATCCTGCCCCGAGAGGTGGACCGCCACTGGTATTTCTACCGGCACCGCAGCTGCCCGCCCCCCGTGTTTATGGCCTCGGTCACCCTTGCCCAGGTGGGCCTGCCTGTCCAGCCAGCTCCCCAGGAGCCTCCCGCACCCCTGGTCCTGCCTGGCCCCAGCACTTGTCCCCCCAGATCATCGTGTTCCTGTGCTACGGGGCCCGGCTCAACAAGTGGGTGCTGCAGACCTACCACCCCGAGTACATGAAGAGCCCCCTCGTGTACCACCCGGGCCACCGCGCTCGGGCCTGGCGCTTCCTCACGTACATGTTCATGCACGTCGGGTGAGCACCCCCGCCCCGATTGGCTCCGAAGAGCTCAGCCCTTTGAGGTGGGGGCCGGGGGCTGGTAGCCCCACTGTGGACCCCACCCTTCCCTTCACACCCGTTTGCCCCCCATGGCCAGGCTGGAGCAGCTGGGGTTCAATGCCCTCCTGCAGCTCATGATCGGGGTGCCGCTGGAGATGGTGCACGGCCTGCTCCGCATCAGCCTGCTCTACCTGGCGGGTGTGCTGGCAGGTGAGGCAGCTGCGTGCACTGGGGCCACCCCTGCCGGCCTCGCCCTCACAGCTCTCCCCTTTCTCACGCAGGTTCCCTGACCGTCTCCATTACTGACATGCGGGCCCCTGTGGTGGGGGGCTCCGGCGGGGTCTATGCCCTGTGTTCTGCACACCTGGCCAATGTTGTCATGGTAACAGGGCAGCccctggggtggggtgtggggaggggcccACAAGACCTATCTCACCACCTCCTCTTTGCACCCATCAGAACTGGGCTGGGATGAGGTGTCCCTACAAGCTGCTGAGGATGGTGCTGGCCCTGGTGTGCAGTAAGTAGGGAGCCAGGGCGGGGGTCTCAGCCCCTAGCCAGGGGGCCTCACCTGCTGCCTCCCCCCGCAGTGAGCTCCGAGGTGGGCCGGGCTGTGTGGCTGCGCTTCTCCCCGCCACTGCCTGCCTCAGGCCCACAGCCCAGCTTCATGGCGCACCTGGCGGGCGCAGTGGTGGGCGTCAGCATGGGCCTGACCATCCTGCGCAGCTACGAAGAGCGCCTGCGGGACCAGTGCGGCTGGTGGGTGGTGCTGCTTGCCTATGGCACCTTCCTGCTGTTTGCCATCTTCTGGAACATCTTTGCCTACGACCTGTTGGGTGCCCATATCCCCCCACCACCCTGACAGGGTCCCCAGGGCCACAGGGGCCAGGGTGCAGGACCCCAGGGCCAGCCACCGGGCAGGCCTGCATGTCCACCCTCAGTGAATGTAGTCTcgaggctgctccttcctggtgTGGGCTGGTGGCCCCTGTGGCCCACTAAGTCCAGGCCGAGCCTTACACTAGCCCTGGCCACCCCCTCCCAGGCTGGAGGGACAGGACTGCTGGCCTGGGCCGGGTGGTGGAGGTCCCCAAGAGTGGCCCTAGAGAAGATCCTGCCTCTGCCTCTTCCCTGAGACTTGCAGTCTGAGCCTTtttgaagaatgaataaatattttacacaGCATCAGCTGGCTGTActggggccctgggctgggcTCGTCTCCCTCTAACTCTGAGCAACTGTGAGAGCCCTTCCCTCCACAAGAGTGGCTgagggcaccccccacccccaacccggcTTCTCTGAACCCAGCATGAGGTGTGTCTGTGGGAGCCGGGAGCcctggggaggggctgtgggTCTCACATTCAGGTGTCAGTTCAGCAGGCATTTATTGAGCTTCAACAGCAGCCAGCTTCCTGGTCGGCCAGCCTCCTGTCCAGAGACTAACGGCCTGAGATCACAGGGCAGGTGAGCAGGCTCTGGGCAGCAGCCAAGTCACTCAGCCTGGGTCCTGCGCTTCTTGGCTGGCCTGGTGTCCTCAGCGGGGACCAGGCTGGGACCCAGGTTGGGCAGCAGGTCCGGGCACATCTTCCGCCCTACAGCCCAGGTCCACAGGGCCGTCTCCACGTGGTGTGGGGTCCACAGCCCAGATGCACTGCCTAGAGAAGGGCAGAGAGAGTCTGGGGCTCGGAGATACCGATCTTCCTACGGTCAGAGAGAGCTCTCCGTGACCACCCCGGCCGCCCGTGGTCTCCGCACCTTGGCTCAGGGCTGTTGCACGCTCCTGCACCCGGCTCAGGTAGAGCAGGTAGTGCTTGACAGTGTACTGCAGGGCGGGCAGGCCGGGCACTGCGGCCACTGCCTCCTCAGACATGAAGGCTGCCACCTCAGGAGCTCCGGCAGCCAGTACCGCTGTGGGCAGTGAATGGACAGCACTCAGCCCCGCCTGGGCCTGGGGCTGCTGTCCCCAGCAACTCTCCTGTATCATGTATCTGGCCATTGGACCATTTCATGGATAAAGACACTAACAGACCAGGTTCCGCCCGCGACCCTGCCCGGGGGTGGTCCAGCTTTCCCGACTAACCCGAGGCGGTAGCCGGGCCCACGCCACGGAGGGCGCACAGAGCCATGACCGCTGCGTGCATGTCTGGCAGGAGGCGGAAGGCGGCGGCCGAACGCTGCACC carries:
- the RHBDL1 gene encoding rhomboid-related protein 1; amino-acid sequence: MGTGSRAPFLPGHVLVRGARVSRPRVAGRAAVACAAGAGGSVTRRRAERAEPEGRGGAESSAEQPLPAAAADPGPGPRPGSMDRSSLLQLIQEQQLDPENTGFIGADTFTGLVHRHELPLDPAKLDMLVALAQSNERGQVCYQELADLISSKRSSSFKRAIANGQRALPRDGLLDEPGLGVYKRFVRYVAYEILPREVDRHWYFYRHRSCPPPVFMASVTLAQIIVFLCYGARLNKWVLQTYHPEYMKSPLVYHPGHRARAWRFLTYMFMHVGLEQLGFNALLQLMIGVPLEMVHGLLRISLLYLAGVLAGSLTVSITDMRAPVVGGSGGVYALCSAHLANVVMNWAGMRCPYKLLRMVLALVCMSSEVGRAVWLRFSPPLPASGPQPSFMAHLAGAVVGVSMGLTILRSYEERLRDQCGWWVVLLAYGTFLLFAIFWNIFAYDLLGAHIPPPP
- the LOC106503559 gene encoding uncharacterized protein LOC106503559 gives rise to the protein MAAAGGLWSCEDPSRWAAVLECRGAVLRARAGPQGRLEALDRWYREELPAAIGARAENHVTLDELQRLLAWKLARGRFRPRLQQLVAANSPELVVQRSAAAFRLLPDMHAAVMALCALRGVGPATASAVLAAGAPEVAAFMSEEAVAAVPGLPALQYTVKHYLLYLSRVQERATALSQGSASGLWTPHHVETALWTWAVGRKMCPDLLPNLGPSLVPAEDTRPAKKRRTQAE